CCGGGGCATCGCCACCGCCGTCAGCTCGGCGAGCCCGCGCAGCGCACGCCGGGCCTGCAGTACGGCGGCCAGCGCGCCGAGCCCCTGGACGCCGCCCACCCGCACATGGGCGCGCAACGCGGTCGCGCCGTGGCCGAGTTGCAGCAGCGCGGCCTCGGTGGCCCGGCGCTGGACGTCCTGGGCGGCGTACGAGACCGGGCCGTCGGCGTCGGCCGTGAGCGCGGTGTCGGCGTGGGCGTGGGGTTCGGCGGGGGCCGGGAGCAGGAGGTAGCCGCCGAGGTCGACGCGTGCGCCGCCACCGCGGGCCGGACCGGACGCCAGGCTGCCGGCCGTGCCGACCGCCTCGATGCGCCCACGGCCCAGCCGTACGTCCACGGTCCGGCCGTCCGTCAGACGCGCCCCGCACAGCAGGAGGGCCGCCGGCTCCGACTGCCCTCCCGAAGGGCCGGAGGAGGCGCCGGACGAGGACGAGGACGAGGACGAGGACGACGGCGGGGGCGGCTGCGGCTGGCTGTCGGGCATCGCGCTCCAGGGGCGGTGGGGCAGGCCGAGGGGGCTCGGGCAAGATCACGCAGAGTGAGTCGAGCCTAGGGCGGAGGGCCGGCGCCGGCGGGGAGGAGCGCAATAGTCGTACCGGTGTGGTCCGCCGTGCGGGAGGGGCTCGGGAGGCCGCCGGGACCTTGGGGAAACGGCCGCCAGGACGCCCCCGGAGGACCCCGCGAAACGGATTTGGGTGAACGGCGGCGGACCGTGTAATGTCTTCATCGCTCGCCCCAATAGCTCAGTCGGTAGAGCGTCTCCATGGTAAGGAGAAGGTCTACGGTTCGATTCCGTATTGGGGCTCTGGTGGGTGAGGTTCCCGTCGCAAGGCGGGACCTGATCCCATCAAAGCGGTGTAGCTCAGTCGGTAGAGCAAGCGGCTCATAATCGCTGTGTCACCGGTTCAAGTCCGGTCACCGCTACTGACAGTAGCCGATTGTGGGGTCGGTCCTTCGATCGGCTACTCTTTTATGCGTTAATAAGTCCCATCCGTTCGTCAAGGAGCACTCCTGTGGCTGCCACCGACGTCCGCCCGAAGATCACGCTGGCCTGCGTGGAGTGCAAGGAGCGGAACTACATCACCAAGAAGAACCGGCGTAACAACCCGGACCGACTGGAGATGAAGAAGCACTGCCCGCGTTGCAACGCGCACACCGCGCACCGCGAAACGCGATAAATCAGGCTCGTATGCGAGGCCGTCCCCGAGTGATCGGGGGCGGCCTCGCGTCGTTGAACCCGTTGCACGATCCGTACCGGTCAGCAGAGCAAGAGAGCAAGCAGGAGGTGCCGACGCCCATGGCGCTCGACCAGTCCTTCGTAGGGCGGATCTACCCGCCCACCGATCCCTATGAGGTCGGCCGGGAGAAGATCCGTGAGTTCGCGGAGGCCGTGGGGGACACCAACCCGGTGTACACCGACCCGGAGGCCGCCAAGGCGCTCGGGTACGCCGATGTGATCGCCCCGCCGACCTTCGTGTTCTCGATCACCTTCAAGGCGGCCGGGCAGGTCGTCCAGGACCCCCAGCTGGGCCTGGACTACGGCCGCGTGGTGCACGGCGACCAGAAGTTCGCCTACAAGCGCCCGGTGCGCGCCGGTGACCGGCTCACGGTCACCTCGACCATCGAGGCCGTCAAGTCCATGGCCGGCAACGACATCCTGGACATCCGCGGCGAGGTCCACGACGAGGCCGGCGAGCACGTCGTGACCGCCTGGACCAAGCTCGTCGCCCGCGCGGCGGAGCCCACGGGCTCCACGGTCCCTGCGGGCTCCACGGGCTCCACGGGCTCCAAAGAAGGGGAGGCGTGAGGAACCGATGACGGCGAAGATCGCTTACGACGACGTCGAGGTCGGCACCGAGTTGCCGGCCCGCTCCTTCCCCGTGGACCGCGCCACGCTGGTCCGCTACGCGGGCGCCTCCGGGGACTTCAACCCCATCCACTGGAACGAGAAGTTCGCCAAGGAGGTGGGCCTGCCGGACGTCATCGCGCACGGCATGTTCACCATGGCCGAGGCGATCCGCGTCGTCACCGACTGGACCGGCGACCCGGGCGCGGTCGTCGACTACGGCGTCCGCTTCACCCGGCCGGTCGTCGTGCCGAACGACGACCAGGGCGCCGTGATCGAGGTCACCGGCAAGGTGGCCGCCAAGCTCGACGACCACACCGTCCGGGTCGACCTGACGGTGACCAGCGGTGGACAGAAGGTGCTCGGGATGTCCCGGGCGGTCGTACGGCTGGGCTGAGAGCTCGCGTGTCGCGTGATGTAAGGGGCGTTCCTCCAGGGGAAGCGCCCCTTACTCGTAACAGGCAGTCACCTGGACGGGCGCTCCTTACCGGCCGCGCCTGTGATCCGCCTCTCCTTGCGTCTCGCCCACGACACCCCCTTGACGTAGTTAGTGATTGGGCACTAACTTTGCCGCATGGTCAGGATGAGCGCAGAAGAGAGGCGCGAGAGCGTCGTCCGCGCGGCGATGAGCGAGTTCGCCCGGGGCGGCTATCACGGCACGTCCACCGAGGCGATCGCCAAGCGGGTGGGTGTGTCGCAGCCGTATCTCTTCCGGCTCTTCGCGGGCAAGAAGGCGATCTTCCTGGCGGCGTCCGAGAGGTGCCTGGAGGACACCGTGCACACCTTGGAGAAGGCCGCCGAGGGGATGGAGGGCGAAGAGGCCCTGCATGCCATGGGCAACGCGTACACCAGGGTCATCGCGGAGCAGCCCGAGCGGCTGCTGATGCAGATGCAGATGTACGTCGCGGTGGCCGCCGCCGAGGCGGAGGGCGACCACGAGTTCGGCGAGGCCGTGCGCGCCGGGTGGATGCGGCTGTGGGACGCCGTCCATCTGCCGCTCGGCGCCGACCTGAACGACACGACGACTTTCATGGCGTACGGCATGCTCATCAACTGCCTGGTGGCCATGGGGTTTCCGGCCGGGCATCGGGTGTGGGAAGGGCTGTATCCGTCGGCGCGGGTCGAGGGCCGGCTGGAGAAGTAGGTTCCGTGGGTTCGGGGAAGGGCGTGGGCGCTTTTTCCTGGGCAGGAAAGTTAGTCATCAATAACTAACCAAAGATCGATCATCCTCTGGGGGAGCGATGTCAAAGGCAGTGGAAGACACGGCGGCAGGGCAGACAGCCGTTGGGCAGGCCCCGGGACGCGGGAGCATGGTCTGGGCGCTCGTCATCACCAGCGTCGCCGGGTTCATGGCGGCTCTCGACAACCTCGTCGTCACCACCGCGCTGCCGTCCATCCGCAAGGACCTCGGCGGAGCGCTGGGCGACCTCGAATGGACCGTGAGCGCGTACACGCTCACCTTCGCCGTGCTGCTGATGTTCGGCGCGGCGCTCGGCGACCGGTTCGGCCGGCGGCGGATGTTCCTCGCCGGGCTCACCGTCTTCACCGCCGCCTCCGCGGCCGCGGCGATGGCGCCGGGCATCGGCTCCCTCATCGCCGCGCGTGCGGTGCAGGGCGTCGGCGCGGCGATCATGATGCCGCTCACGCTCACCCTGCTCACGGCCGCCGTGCCCGTCGCCAAGCGTGGGATGGCGTACGGCATCTGGGGCGCCGTCAACGGCCTCGCCGTCGCCTCCGGGCCGCTGATCGGCGGCAGCCTCACCGAGCACGTGTCCTGGCACTGGATCTTCTGGCTGAACGTTCCGCTGGGCCTCGCCCTGCTGCCGCTGGCCCGCCTGCGCCTCGCCGAGTCCCACGGCACCGGCGCCCCGCTCGACTTCCCCGGCACCCTGCTCGCCAGCGGCGGACTCTTCGGGATCGTCTACGGCCTGGTGCGCGGACCGGCCGACGGCTGGACCAGCCCGCTGGTGCTGACCGGGCTGGTGGCGGGCGGGGTGCTGCTCGTCGCGTTCGTGCTGCACGGACTGCGTGCCAAGAACCCCATGCTGCCGATGCGGCTGTTCCGCTCCAGGGCCTTCGCCGGGATCAACGCCGCGAGCCTGCTGATGTTCCTCGGGATGTTCGGGTCGATCTTCCTGCTCAGCCAGTACATGCAGGGCGTCCTCGGCTACTCGCCCACCGAGGCGGGCCTCAGGATGCTGCCGTGGACCGGCATGCCGATGCTCGTCGCGCCGATCGCCGGCATCCTCTCCGACCGGATCGGCGGCCGGCCGGTCGTCGCCGCCGGGCTCTTCTTCCAGGCCGTCGGCCTCGGCTGGATGGCCGCCGTGGTCACCGTCGACGCCTCCTACCCGGTCCAGCTGCCCGGACTGATCGTCAGCGGCATCGGCATGGCGCTGTTCTTCGCCCCCGCCTCCAACCTGGTGATGTCCAGCGTCCGGCCCCAGGAGCAGGGCATCGCCTCCGGCGCCAACAACGCGCTGCGGGAGGTCGGCGGCGCCCTCGGCATCGCCGTCATGGCGTCGATCTTCTCGGCGCAGGGCGGCTACGAGTCCGGCCAGTCCTTCGTCGACGGCCTGCGGCCCGCGCTCGTCACCGGCTCGGCGGTCGTCGCCCTCGCCGGGGTCGCGGCCCTGCTGATTCCGGGGCGGCGACGGGCGGGGCAGGGCGGGACGGCAGCCGAGACGGAGACGGCCGAGACGGGTGCCCCTTCGGGGACCGGGGCGGTGTCCGAGGCGACGCCCGCCCTGGAGACCGCCGGGCGGTGACTTCGGTCGGCTGACCTCTGTTCGCTGACCTTTGTTCGCCGGCTTCGGTTCGCTGGCTTCGGTTCGCCGGCTTCGGTTCGTTGACCTCGGTTCGTTGAACGGCACGCGCGCGTACGGCCCCGTCGATGGCGACGGGGCCGTACGCGCGTGTGGAGGCGTGAAGAGCGGGGTGGCGCAAGTGGGCGGGACCGGGTGTCGGTGGGGTCTCGTAGGCTTGGGCGTGTGCTGGAACTTCACGATGCCCCGCTCGCGCCGCTGACCACCTTCCGGTTGGGCGGTCCCGCCACCCGGCTGGTGACCGCGACGACCGACGCCGAGGTGGTCGCCGCCGTCCGCGCCGCCGACGCCGACGGCACTGCGCTGCTGCTCGTCGGCGGCGGCTCGAACCTGGTCATCGGCGACAAGGGCTTCGAGGGCACCGCCCTGCGCATCGCCACCCGGGGCTTCGAGCTCGACGGCACCCGGCTGGAGCTGGCCGCCGGCGAGGTGTGGACCGACGCCGTCGCCCGCACCGTGGAGGCCGGACTCGCCGGCGTCGAGTGCCTGGCCGGCATCCCCGGCTCGGCCGGCGCCACCCCGATCCAGAACGTGGGGGCGTACGGCCAGGAGGTCTCCGCCACGATCACCGAGGTCGTCGCCTACGACCGCCGAGCCGGCGAGACGGTCACCCTCGACAACGAGCAGTGCGCCTTCTCCTACCGGCACAGCCGCTTCAAGGCCGACCCCGAGAGGTACGTCGTCCTGCGCGTCCGCTTCGAGCTGGCGGACGCGGACGGACTGTCGGCGCCGATCAAGTACGCCGAGACGGCCCGGGCGCTGGGCGTTGAGCCCGGCGACCGCGTCCCGCTGGCCGACGCCCGCGAGACCGTGCTGAAGCTGCGCGCGGGGAAGGGCATGGTCCTGGACGCCGAGGACCACGACACCTGGTCGGCCGGGTCGTTCTTCACCAACCCGATCCTCACCGACGCCGACTTCGCGGTGTTCCACGCGCGCGTGCAGGAGCGGCTCGGCGACGACGTGCAGCCGCCCGCCTATCCGGCCGGCGAGGGGCACGCCAAGACCTCCGCGGCCTGGCTGATCGACAAGGCCGGCTTCACCAAGGGCTACGGCAGCGGGCCCGCCCGTATCTCCACCAAGCACACCCTCGCGCTCACCAACCGCGGGGCGGCCACCACGGAGGACCTGCTGGCGCTGGCCCGCGAGGTCGTGGCCGGGGTGCGCGAGGCGTTCGGGATCACGCTGGTCAACGAGCCCGTGATGGTGGGCGTCGGGCTCTAGCCCCCCGGCAGGAACAGCGCCCCCGGCAGGAACAGCGCCCCCGGCAGGAACAGCGCCCCCGGCAGGAACAGCGCCCCTGGAACAGCACCGCCTCCCGGAAGAGCACCGCCCCCCTACAGCGCCCCCCGGCACACCGCCCCCGCACCGAGCCGACGCCCACCACACCGCCCGTTGGGCGGGGGCGGCCGCGGGCCCTGGGCCTCCCCCGATCCGTAGCCCCGGCGGCCGCGGGCGCCCCCTCGTCGATGGTGGGCCCTGTCCATGTCGCCTCGCTGCCCCACAGTCCGGTTGTTTACCGGCTGGGACGGCTGAAATACGGCCGAAAGCACCTCGCGGCCCTCCGGCCGACGCCAGTATGTGGGGCGAACGGGATCCGGGGAGGCGCGCGTGACGGTGAGCGGGACGCAGGGGAGTGCCGGGGAAACGGGCGGGACGGAAGAGACACCAGGGGGAGCAGGGGAAGGCCAAGGGGAGGACCAGGGTCTGTTCGCGCGGGCCGTCGTGCTCAGCCGGGAGTGGGCCGCCGCGTCCGCCTCCGCCCGGGGATCCGGCACGGAGTCCGCGGCCCCCGTCTCTCCCACCCGCCCCGACGCCGTCGCGACCGACCGCATGCTGCGGGAGCTGGCGGAGGCCGAGCCGACGGTGGGGGAACGGGAACGCGGGGCCTTACGGATGGCGCGGGGGAGCCTGCTGGGGCTGCGGTATCTGGCGGGCGGGGCCGCGGAACCCGTCGAGGAGCGGGCCGAGGCGATCGCGCTGCTCCGGGAGGCCCGGGCGGCCGTACCCGTCACGGAGCGGGAGATACGGTCCCGTGAGGCCGTACTCCGGCTGATGATCCGGCTGTTGATGCCGGACCTCCCCTCCTTGCAGGGGCAAGGGCAGGGCCGGCAGGGCTACACCGAGATGATGAAGATCGGGGCCGCCTATCTGACGCCCGACGGGTCCCTGCGGGACGACCTCGCCGAGGTCGGGACGCTTCTGGAGGAACTCGCCGAGACGGCCGATCCCGCGGACCGCCCCGAGCTGGAGCGCTGGATCAAGACCATGCGACTGCTCGGCGGCGCGACCGGCGACCGGGCCTCGCTGCTCGAACTGGGCGCCCAGATGGAGACGTTCGGGGCGATGCCGCCCCACCTCGCGTCGGCCATGGGCGCGGCCATGGAACTCCTCAAGGCGATGCCCGACGACGCCTCGACCGCGACTTCCGCCCCCACTTCCGCCCCCACTTCCGCCCCCGACATCGCGGACCTGGTGGCGCACTACGCGGACGAGTTGCTGCCCGTCATGGAGCTGATGGCGCCCGGAATCCTGCGACGAGAG
This window of the Streptomyces sp. NBC_01275 genome carries:
- the rpmG gene encoding 50S ribosomal protein L33, whose protein sequence is MAATDVRPKITLACVECKERNYITKKNRRNNPDRLEMKKHCPRCNAHTAHRETR
- a CDS encoding MaoC family dehydratase N-terminal domain-containing protein, producing the protein MALDQSFVGRIYPPTDPYEVGREKIREFAEAVGDTNPVYTDPEAAKALGYADVIAPPTFVFSITFKAAGQVVQDPQLGLDYGRVVHGDQKFAYKRPVRAGDRLTVTSTIEAVKSMAGNDILDIRGEVHDEAGEHVVTAWTKLVARAAEPTGSTVPAGSTGSTGSKEGEA
- a CDS encoding MaoC family dehydratase, which translates into the protein MTAKIAYDDVEVGTELPARSFPVDRATLVRYAGASGDFNPIHWNEKFAKEVGLPDVIAHGMFTMAEAIRVVTDWTGDPGAVVDYGVRFTRPVVVPNDDQGAVIEVTGKVAAKLDDHTVRVDLTVTSGGQKVLGMSRAVVRLG
- a CDS encoding TetR/AcrR family transcriptional regulator; amino-acid sequence: MVRMSAEERRESVVRAAMSEFARGGYHGTSTEAIAKRVGVSQPYLFRLFAGKKAIFLAASERCLEDTVHTLEKAAEGMEGEEALHAMGNAYTRVIAEQPERLLMQMQMYVAVAAAEAEGDHEFGEAVRAGWMRLWDAVHLPLGADLNDTTTFMAYGMLINCLVAMGFPAGHRVWEGLYPSARVEGRLEK
- a CDS encoding DHA2 family efflux MFS transporter permease subunit: MVWALVITSVAGFMAALDNLVVTTALPSIRKDLGGALGDLEWTVSAYTLTFAVLLMFGAALGDRFGRRRMFLAGLTVFTAASAAAAMAPGIGSLIAARAVQGVGAAIMMPLTLTLLTAAVPVAKRGMAYGIWGAVNGLAVASGPLIGGSLTEHVSWHWIFWLNVPLGLALLPLARLRLAESHGTGAPLDFPGTLLASGGLFGIVYGLVRGPADGWTSPLVLTGLVAGGVLLVAFVLHGLRAKNPMLPMRLFRSRAFAGINAASLLMFLGMFGSIFLLSQYMQGVLGYSPTEAGLRMLPWTGMPMLVAPIAGILSDRIGGRPVVAAGLFFQAVGLGWMAAVVTVDASYPVQLPGLIVSGIGMALFFAPASNLVMSSVRPQEQGIASGANNALREVGGALGIAVMASIFSAQGGYESGQSFVDGLRPALVTGSAVVALAGVAALLIPGRRRAGQGGTAAETETAETGAPSGTGAVSEATPALETAGR
- a CDS encoding UDP-N-acetylmuramate dehydrogenase produces the protein MLELHDAPLAPLTTFRLGGPATRLVTATTDAEVVAAVRAADADGTALLLVGGGSNLVIGDKGFEGTALRIATRGFELDGTRLELAAGEVWTDAVARTVEAGLAGVECLAGIPGSAGATPIQNVGAYGQEVSATITEVVAYDRRAGETVTLDNEQCAFSYRHSRFKADPERYVVLRVRFELADADGLSAPIKYAETARALGVEPGDRVPLADARETVLKLRAGKGMVLDAEDHDTWSAGSFFTNPILTDADFAVFHARVQERLGDDVQPPAYPAGEGHAKTSAAWLIDKAGFTKGYGSGPARISTKHTLALTNRGAATTEDLLALAREVVAGVREAFGITLVNEPVMVGVGL